From one Eptesicus fuscus isolate TK198812 chromosome 21, DD_ASM_mEF_20220401, whole genome shotgun sequence genomic stretch:
- the OSCAR gene encoding osteoclast-associated immunoglobulin-like receptor isoform X1, whose translation MTLVLILQLLALSWPLCHTGVTSNGTQEAQGPAYSNAPAWFPQHRRRVHRRGLTSLLDSHTRAPPPPQSWHPPPFDPDTRHPPPFDPDTRHPRPFDPDTRYPRPFDPDTRHPPPFDPDTRYPPPFVPDTRHPPPFDPDTRYPRSFDPDTRYPPPLIPPSYPYIRQPRPLNPPLPFPYPKLRRPTEPVPSVSDPEPLPPLFGWPIYTDPPTSLPKPLPPKPRRPMYSDPPTSLPKPPKPSLAAQPAAVVTPGINVTLTCRAPQPAWKFVLTSGAGAPVQYQYPELARNPVQARFFLEAVTEAQGGSYRCEYHNRGWSHPSDALELMVTDLLPRPTLEALPGPRAPGAPVSLRCTGRARNMSFALYREGEATPMQFRGSEQPWADFPLPRAQAPGTYTCYYHTPAAPYVLSPRSEPLVVSLEGSGSVDYTKGNVARLALAGLVLLSLAALLGWEWRSGRRASDRSPGGLELDPAA comes from the exons ATGACCCTGGTACTGATCCTCCAGCTGTTGGCCCTCTCGT GGCCTCTGTGTCACACGGGCGTCACGTCTAATG gcacccaggaagcCCAAGGACCCGCGTATTCAAACGCCCCCGCCTGGTTCCCCCAGCACAGGCGGCGCGTGCACAGGCGGGGCCTGACTTCACTCCTGGACTCCCACACCCGGGCCCCCCCACCTCCGCAGAGCTGGCACCCCCCGCCCTTTGATCCAGACACCAGGCACCCCCCGCCCTTTGATCCGGACACCAGGCACCCCCGGCCCTTTGATCCGGACACCAGGTACCCCCGGCCCTTTGATCCGGACACCAGGCACCCCCCGCCCTTTGATCCAGACACCAGGTACCCCCCGCCCTTTGTTCCAGACACCAGGCACCCCCCGCCCTTTGATCCGGACACCAGGTACCCCCGGTCCTTTGATCCAGACACCAGGTACCCCCCGCCCTTGATTCCACCCTCTTACCCCTACATCAGGCAACCCAGGCCCTTGAATCCACCCTTGCCCTTCCCATACCCCAAGCTCAGGCGGCCCACCGAGCCAGTCCCCTCAGTCTCTGACCCCGAACCTCTACCACCCCTGTTCGGATGGCCCATTTATACAGACCCCCCAACCTCACTCCCCAAGCCCCTACCACCTAAGCCCAGGCGGCCCATGTATTCAGACCCCCCAACCTCACTCCCCAAGCCCCCCAAGCCGTCACTGGCGGCTCAGCCTGCCGCAGTTGTGACCCCCGGGATCAACGTGACTTTGACGTGCCGGGCGCCCCAGCCCGCCTGGAAGTTCGTGCTCACGTCGGGAGCGGGCGCCCCGGTGCAGTACCAGTACCCCGAGCTGGCCCGGAACCCCGTGCAGGCCCGGTTCTTCCTGGAGGCGGTGACCGAGGCGCAGGGCGGCAGTTACCGCTGCGAGTACCACAACCGGGGGTGGTCCCACCCCAGCGATGCCTTGGAACTGATGGTGACAG ACCTGCTGCCGCGCCCGACGCTGGAGGCGCTGCCCGGACCCCGGGCGCCCGGCGCCCCCGTGAGCCTGCGCTGCACCGGCCGCGCGCGCAACATGAGCTTCGCGCTGTACCGCGAGGGCGAGGCGACGCCGATGCAGTTCCGCGGGTCCGAGCAGCCGTGGGCCGACTTCCCGCTGCCCCGCGCGCAGGCCCCGGGCACCTACACCTGCTACTACCACACGCCCGCCGCGCCCTACGTGCTGTCCCCGCGCAGCGAGCCGCTGGTCGTCAGCCTGGAGG GCTCCGGCTCCGTGGACTACACCAAGGGCAACGTGGCCCGCCTGGCGCTGGCCGGCCTGGTGCTCCTCTCGCTGGCCGCGCTGCTGGGCTGGGAGTGGCGCAGCGGGCGGCGAGCGTCCGACCGGAGCCCGGGCGGCCTGGAGCTAGACCCTGCGGCGTGA
- the OSCAR gene encoding osteoclast-associated immunoglobulin-like receptor isoform X2 — MTLGLCVTRASRLMHRRRVHRRGLTSLLDSHTRAPPPPQSWHPPPFDPDTRHPPPFDPDTRHPRPFDPDTRYPRPFDPDTRHPPPFDPDTRYPPPFVPDTRHPPPFDPDTRYPRSFDPDTRYPPPLIPPSYPYIRQPRPLNPPLPFPYPKLRRPTEPVPSVSDPEPLPPLFGWPIYTDPPTSLPKPLPPKPRRPMYSDPPTSLPKPPKPSLAAQPAAVVTPGINVTLTCRAPQPAWKFVLTSGAGAPVQYQYPELARNPVQARFFLEAVTEAQGGSYRCEYHNRGWSHPSDALELMVTDLLPRPTLEALPGPRAPGAPVSLRCTGRARNMSFALYREGEATPMQFRGSEQPWADFPLPRAQAPGTYTCYYHTPAAPYVLSPRSEPLVVSLEGSGSVDYTKGNVARLALAGLVLLSLAALLGWEWRSGRRASDRSPGGLELDPAA, encoded by the exons ATGACCCTG GGCCTCTGTGTCACACGGGCGTCACGTCTAATG CACAGGCGGCGCGTGCACAGGCGGGGCCTGACTTCACTCCTGGACTCCCACACCCGGGCCCCCCCACCTCCGCAGAGCTGGCACCCCCCGCCCTTTGATCCAGACACCAGGCACCCCCCGCCCTTTGATCCGGACACCAGGCACCCCCGGCCCTTTGATCCGGACACCAGGTACCCCCGGCCCTTTGATCCGGACACCAGGCACCCCCCGCCCTTTGATCCAGACACCAGGTACCCCCCGCCCTTTGTTCCAGACACCAGGCACCCCCCGCCCTTTGATCCGGACACCAGGTACCCCCGGTCCTTTGATCCAGACACCAGGTACCCCCCGCCCTTGATTCCACCCTCTTACCCCTACATCAGGCAACCCAGGCCCTTGAATCCACCCTTGCCCTTCCCATACCCCAAGCTCAGGCGGCCCACCGAGCCAGTCCCCTCAGTCTCTGACCCCGAACCTCTACCACCCCTGTTCGGATGGCCCATTTATACAGACCCCCCAACCTCACTCCCCAAGCCCCTACCACCTAAGCCCAGGCGGCCCATGTATTCAGACCCCCCAACCTCACTCCCCAAGCCCCCCAAGCCGTCACTGGCGGCTCAGCCTGCCGCAGTTGTGACCCCCGGGATCAACGTGACTTTGACGTGCCGGGCGCCCCAGCCCGCCTGGAAGTTCGTGCTCACGTCGGGAGCGGGCGCCCCGGTGCAGTACCAGTACCCCGAGCTGGCCCGGAACCCCGTGCAGGCCCGGTTCTTCCTGGAGGCGGTGACCGAGGCGCAGGGCGGCAGTTACCGCTGCGAGTACCACAACCGGGGGTGGTCCCACCCCAGCGATGCCTTGGAACTGATGGTGACAG ACCTGCTGCCGCGCCCGACGCTGGAGGCGCTGCCCGGACCCCGGGCGCCCGGCGCCCCCGTGAGCCTGCGCTGCACCGGCCGCGCGCGCAACATGAGCTTCGCGCTGTACCGCGAGGGCGAGGCGACGCCGATGCAGTTCCGCGGGTCCGAGCAGCCGTGGGCCGACTTCCCGCTGCCCCGCGCGCAGGCCCCGGGCACCTACACCTGCTACTACCACACGCCCGCCGCGCCCTACGTGCTGTCCCCGCGCAGCGAGCCGCTGGTCGTCAGCCTGGAGG GCTCCGGCTCCGTGGACTACACCAAGGGCAACGTGGCCCGCCTGGCGCTGGCCGGCCTGGTGCTCCTCTCGCTGGCCGCGCTGCTGGGCTGGGAGTGGCGCAGCGGGCGGCGAGCGTCCGACCGGAGCCCGGGCGGCCTGGAGCTAGACCCTGCGGCGTGA
- the NDUFA3 gene encoding NADH dehydrogenase [ubiquinone] 1 alpha subcomplex subunit 3 isoform X2: MAGRIATFIRDAWAKEPVLVASCAFGSLCSTAAVLNLSYRQGGLRPSENTDIYITIRNSSKISYEVATKLCFCPSSAPTPSTPS; this comes from the exons ATGGCCGGGA GAATCGCCACCTTCATCAGAGATGCCTGGGCCAAGGAGCCGGTGCTGGTCGCGTCCTGCGCCTTCGGGAGCCTCT gctctacagcagcagttctcaacctgtccTACAGGCAGGgtggcctaagaccatcagaaaacacggatatttacattacgattcgtaacagtagcaaaattagttatgaagtagcaacaaaa CTTTGCTTCTGCCCTTCATCAGCCCCTACACCAAGTACGCCATCATGA
- the NDUFA3 gene encoding NADH dehydrogenase [ubiquinone] 1 alpha subcomplex subunit 3 isoform X1 yields MAGRIATFIRDAWAKEPVLVASCAFGSLSLLLPFISPYTKYAIMINEVTPYNYPVPVRDDGNMPDVPSHPQDPQGRSLEWLKKL; encoded by the exons ATGGCCGGGA GAATCGCCACCTTCATCAGAGATGCCTGGGCCAAGGAGCCGGTGCTGGTCGCGTCCTGCGCCTTCGGGAGCCTCT CTTTGCTTCTGCCCTTCATCAGCCCCTACACCAAGTACGCCATCATGATCAACGAGGTCACACCCTACAACTACCCAG TGCCCGTCCGAGACGATGGGAACATGCCCGACGTGCCCAGccacccccaggacccccagggccGAAGCCTGGAGTGGCTGAAGAAACTGTGA
- the TFPT gene encoding TCF3 fusion partner has protein sequence MELEQREGTMAAVGFEEFSAPPGSELALPPLFGGHILESELETEVEFVSGGLGSSSLRERDEEEEAARGRRRRQRELNRRKYQALGRRCREIEQVNERVLNRLHQVQRITRRLQQERRFLMRVLDSYGDDYRASQFTILLEDEGSQGTDAPTPGNAENEPPEKEGLSPPRRTPAPAEASSPAPGEGPSGRKRRRAPREGRRAGVPLTPELPPVQIKVEEDFGFEADEALDSSWVSRGPDKLLPYPTLASPPFD, from the exons ATGGagctggagcagagagaggg gaCCATGGCAGCCGTGGGCTTTGAAGAGTTCTCAGCACCTCCAGGCTCGGAGCTGGCGCTGCCTCCGCTGTTCGGCGGTCACATCCTGGAGAGCGAGCTTGAGACCGAAGTGGAGTTCGTGTCTGGGGGTCTGGGCAGCTCCAGCCTGCGGGAGCGCGATGAAGAGGAAGAGGCAGCCCGAGGCCGGCGGCGGCGCCAACGGGAGCTCAATCGCAGGAAGTACCAGGCGCTAGGTCGGCGCTGCAGGGAGATCGAGCAG GTGAACGAGCGGGTCCTGAACAGGCTCCATCAGGTACAGAGGATAACACGGAGACTGCAGCAGGAGCGGAG GTTCCTCATGAGGGTGCTGGACTCCTACGGCGACGACTACCGGGCCAGCCAGTTCACCATCTTGCTGGag GACGAGGGCAGCCAGGGCACAGACGCCCCCACCCCGGGCAACGCTGAGAACGAGCCTCCGGAGAAAGAGGGGCTGTCCCCGCCCAGGAGGACGCCGGCACCCGCAGAAGCCAGCAGCCCGGCCCCTGGCGAGGGGCCCAGCGGGCGGAAGAGGCGGCGAGCGCCCCGGGAAGGACGCCGAGCGGGAGTCCCGCTGACCCCGGAGCTGCCCCCCGTGCAG ATAAAGGTGGAGGAAGACTTTGGCTTCGAAGCGGACGAGGCCCTGGACTCAAGTTGGGTTTCTCGGGGGCCAGACAAGCTGCTGCCCTACCCGACCCTAGCCAGCCCCCCCTTTGACTGA